The following nucleotide sequence is from Basilea psittacipulmonis DSM 24701.
GACGGCAAATCCAAAGTTTCTGGAGATGGTCAGTTGTTGTTGAGGGTCAGGGTGGGTGTTGAGTGGTATCCTCGTGCGTCCATGTAGTTCGTCAATAATGTGAGCCAGATTAATGGAAAATAGCTGGCGAGCGAGTTTAGGAGGCATTTGATATAAGTCGTAAACGGTATTGACTTGTTGCATATTTAATTTTTTAGAAAGACGACTGCCAATTCCCCATACTTCTTGAACAGGAATGGTTTTGTACAGTTCGATTAATTCATGTTCAGATAGATGAAGAAGACTGTAAATGGAGGAGGCGGATTGTTTGCCAAGATGATTCGCAAGTTTGGCCATGGTTTTTGTAGGTGCGATACCGACACTGGTGGGAATACCACAACGCTTTAAAATACAATGGTGTAGTTCTAGGGCGGCTTGTTCGGGATTAGGGTGGATGCTCCATTCTAAAAAACACTCGTCAATCGAATAAATTTCTTGGTGAGGTGAAAAAGTGTGAGCGATAGCCATAAAACGTTTTGACATATCGGAATATAGAGAAAAGTTCGATGAACGCGCAATTGGGGCTTGGGAACCTAAACGCTTTTTGACTTGAAACCAAGGCTCTCCCATTTTAATGCCGAGACGTTTGGCTTCTTGGGAGCGGGCAATGACACAACCATCGTTATTCGAGAGAACGACTAACGGTTTATTCTCTAAGAAAGGCTGAAAAACACGTTCACAGCTACAAAAAAAATTATTGCCATCTATCAAAGCAAATATCGGTGTATTCATATCTAAAAAGGCGAAGAGATGGAGGGGGTGGTGCGAATGCGTGGCTGGTGAATGATATAAGTCACCACGCCCCATATACGGCATTCATCTATATAGGGAGTACTTGGATCAAAGTCTAAATCAGATTCTAGGCTAATAATATCGTGATCACGGTTCCATCTTCTGACGATAAAGCCTTGATGGTTGGCTATGACGACAGCCTGATCAGGTTGGGGATTTAAACTGCGATCAATGATCAAATAATCGCCATCGCAAATACCAAGATGATGCATGTGATGACCGCTAACTTTCATAAAGAATGTACTGTGAGGATGGGGGATAAGGATTCGATTCAGATCAATGCCTGTATCGCCCATCTCATGAATAGGCGTAGAAAAACTCATAGATTACCTGTAAGCACTGTATAAATAATCAGTATATTATAGGTAAAATTTTAACGATTGGCTAGTACCACTGGCACATGGTTACTCGTGTGAGAGATATGTTTGAAAAGAGCGTCGAAAAAGGCTTCCATGCGTCTCATCTGGATAAAAACGATAATGAACGTTCAGATACTGTTTTTTTGATAAGATTTCGCTGATACGTTCTAAACTAGGAACGGCTTGGATCAAAAGCTGCCGACGTTCTGAAATCGCTTGCATATCTGGCGTGGGTTGTTGAGGGGTAAGACCACTTTTTTCGAGTGATAATGAAATGGGCGAAGATAGGGCTTTTTTCAAAAAAGATTGTTGATAGGAAAGAATCAGGCCATCATGCAACCAAATAGAGGGATCGACGGCTATATAGTGTTGAAAGGCGGATGGGGTGGTAAACAATGTATAAAGCACAAATAGTCCGCCATAGGAATGCCCCCAAAGTGTTTGTTCTTGAGGATTGATAGGTGCATGCTGTTCAACGAGAGGGCGAATTTTAGTTTGGAATAATTGCAAAAAACTAGCTGCACCGCCATTTTTACGAGTGGGGTAAAAAGGATCAATAAGTACGTTGCCTTGAGGATCTGGAGGGGTATAGTCAAATGCCCGACTTTCTGTATCCAAGCGTTTGTCTGTTTCATAGCCAATAAACACCATGACGGTGGGTGTTTGATGAATAAATGTTTCTAATTTAGCTGGCTCAATAATCGTGGAAAAAGCATTGCCATCTAAAGCGTAGAATACGGGGAATCCTGCTTTAGGAGGCGTTTGGGTAGGAATGAGCATGGTGATGCGATAGTGTCGTTTTCCATCCTCAGCACTGAATTGAAACGACTGATATTGGGCATTTGCTATGCTAGGAAAGGAGGATTGATGAGTGGTCATGGTGGTAGGAGAATTTATGGGTTGGGTCAAAGAAAAAGCGATGTGATTGCTCAATAAGCACAGTAGGAGAAGGATTTTTTTGAACATTCATCTTATTCCTTGATAATAGCCTCATTCCGCTAAGAACGAGGCGAATAGGGAGGTATTGGCTTCATTCATCGCCTGTCATTGGCTGACATTGTATTGGATTCATTATACGATGTCAGCCTTAGCGATATGAAAATTAGTGTGCTTTTCCACGAAATACCCAATAAGCAAAAATATGATAGCCAATAATGCAAGGTAGGGTAATGCCGTTATTTTTGCGAGTGCACAATTTAGATAAGGACGCTGAATGATTGAGTTTTTAAGCAAAAAAGTTCTCTATCCTTTGGTCTAAAAACGGTTGGGAGGTAAGGTGTTTATGTTAAAATTTAAGGTTTTTATATATTTTTTTAGATTATGGAAGCAGAACGCTTAAATTCGATTGGTTCACGCTTATCTGATTATGCAGAACGTGAACAAGCTCTTAGGGGGTATCTTTGACTTTGATCAGAAGTCAGACCGATTAAAAGTAGTGAATTTAGAACTTGAAAACCCCGATATTTGGAATCATCCTGAAAAAGCTCAAGAATTAGGACGCGAACAGAAGTCATTATCTACGGTGATTGATACGTTGACTCAGTTGCACCAGAATATTCAAGATGCTCAAGAATTATTTGAAATTTCTCAAGATGACGATAGTGCCTTAGAAGCGATTGAGCAAGATTTAGATTCATACCAGAAAATTATTGAAGAGTTTGAATTCCGTCGTATGTTCAATAATCCTGCTGATCCTTGTAATTGCTTTATTGATATTCAGTCTGGTGCTGGCGGCACGGAGGCTCAAGATTGGGCATCTATGTTGTTACGCCAGTATTTGCGTTATTGTGAACGTAAAGGGTTTAAAGCAGAATTGCTAGAATGCTCAGATGGTGATGTGGCAGGTATTAAATCGGCAACGATCAAAGTAGAAGGTGATTACGCTTTCGGCTTTTTGCGTACGGAATCAGGCGTGCATCGTTTAGTGAGAAAGAGTCCTTTTGATTCCTCTAATGGTCGTCATACTTCTTTTGCGAGTATTTATGTCTATCCTGAAATCGATGATTCGATCGAGGTGGAAATTAATCCTGCTGATTTACGTATCGATACGTTCCGTGCCAGTGGTGCAGGTGGACAGCATATTAACAAAACCGATTCTGCGGTTCGTATCACACACCAACCAACAGGTATTGTGGTTCAGTGCCAAAACGATCGTTCACAGCATAGAAACAAGGCTGAAGCAATGGCGATGTTGCGTTCTAAATTGTATGAATTAGAAATGCGTAAGCGTCAAGCGGAACAACAGAAGTTAGAAGATGCCAAAACAGATGTGGGCTGGGGTAACCAAATCCGCTCCTATGTATTGGACCAAAGTCGAATCAAAGATTTAAGAACGAATGTGGAAATATCAAATACCCAAAAAGTGCTGGATGGGGATTTAGATGCCTTTATTGAAGCCAGCATGAAACAAGGAGTATAAAAGATGTCAGAACAACAGTTAGATGAAAATAAATTAATGGCTGAACGCCGTGCGAAATTAACGGAAATCCGCCAAAAAGGCGTGGCATTCCCTAATGATGCACGTCCTACCGATAAAGCGGGTTTGTTGCATGAAAAGTTTGATGATAGTGCTAAAGAAGAGTTAGAAAGCCAAAACCATCAAGCCTATATTGCAGGTCGCATGATGCTTAAACGCGTGATGGGCAAAGCGAGTTTTGCTACGTTACAAGATGCAACAGGCCGTATTCAGATTTATTTAGATAAAGATTCTGTGGGCGAAGAACGTTATGCAGAATTTAAACAATGGGATTTAGGCGATATTATCGAAGCCAAAGGTACGGTGTTTAAAACCAATCGTGGGGAATTAAGTATTCATGCTCACGAGATTCGTTTGTTAACGAAATCATTACGTCCTTTGCCTGATAAATTCCATGGTTTGGCGGATCAGGAAATTCGTTATCGTCAACGCTATGTTGATTTGATCATGACACCTGAAACGCGTGAAACATTTTTAAAACGTAGTAAAGCATTAAATGCCGTTCGTCAGTATATGATGAAAGCGGGATTCTTAGAAGTGGAAACGCCAATGCTTCACCCGATCCCAGGTGGTGCCAGTGCTAAACCATTTATTACGCACCACAACGCTTTGGATATGGATATGTATTTGCGTATCGCACCTGAGCTTTATTTGAAACGTTTGATTGTTGGTGGGTTTGAACGTGTATTTGAAATTAACCGTAACTTCCGTAATGAGGGCGTTAGTGTTAGACATAATCCAGAATTTACGATGATGGAGTTTTACGCGGCCTACTGGAATTATCAAGATATGATGGACTTTACAGAACAGTTATTGCGTGATGTCGCTATTGAAACGACGGGTTCTGCAGTCTTAACTTATCAAGGTCAAACAGTTGATTTATCCCAACCTTTTGATCGTTTAACCGTGACTCAAGCGATTTTGAAATATTGTCCTCAATATACGAGCGAACAATTAGCTGATGAAAACTTCTTGCGTCAAGAAATTAAACGCTTAGGTGCAGAAGTGCCTGTTACGCCTGGTATCGGAGCGTTGCATTTTGCTTTGTTTGAAGAAACGACTGAACACCTATTATGGAATCCAACGTTTATTGTGGACTATCCTGTTGAAGTGTCGCCATTAGCACGTGCTTCTGACAAAGACCCAAGTATTACCGAGCGTTTTGAGCTATTTATGACAGGTCGTGAATATGCGAATGCTTTCTCAGAGTTGAACGATCCTGAAGATCAAGCAGAACGTTTCCGCAAACAGGCTGAAGCCAAAGACGCGGGCGATGAAGAGGCGATGTATTATGATGCAGATTTTATTCGTGCATTAGAATATGGTATGCCACCTACAGCGGGTTGTGGTATTGGAATTGACCGTTTTATGATGCTTTTAACGGACAGTCCTAATATTCGTGATGTGTTACTGTTCCCGCATTTAAGAAGAGAAGAATAAATTTTCTTTTATTAAATGCTTGTGTTTAACTGGCTCCTGTGATTGATAAGATGACGGGAGCCAATTTTTTTGTCTATTTTATCCCGTCTCAATACACAATCATCGCCATCAAAATAGTTTCTCACGATCGTGATACTTGAGATGAAGTCGTTAACGTATTGGGTAATGATGAGCAGAAAAGCCACGTAATAGATGAGGGATGGACGATCGGATTAAATGATGAAAAGTTATTCATTTTCCCGTACTGCTCTAAATCTCGTGTGAGCAGTGTCCCGAAAACGAGTAATGAAGCGGGTTACCAAGCACGTTCAAAATATATGATGAGGTGGTGGTGTGCTGAAAAGTTTCTCATGGTTACGAACTTTCAACATTGTGGAATCTGCTTAATTGCTTGTTCTTTAAGTATATTATCGAATTGTTAGAAATCTTTTTTTATAGCAAACTTATCACATCGTCATTTAAAAAACGGGAGATGAAAGATGATGAGCTATAGAAAAGCATTGAGATATTGTAAACAGTCAGGGCAGGCGATGACCGAGTACATCATCGTGGTTGCTTTAGTGGCTATTTCAGCTATTGGTGTTTATCAGTTATTTGGTCAGGTGGTCCGTTCACAAACTTCAGCGATGGCTCATGAGCTTGCGGGAGAGAACGGTAGTGAAGCATCTGAACGAGCACAGGAATCTGCACGTAATTCGATGGCAGAAACGGAAACGAAAACCTTAAAGTCCTTTACGAATAACGCCCAAGGTGACTAATGTTTAAGAATAGCCGTGATGAAGATGGTCAGGTATTAGTATTGGCTCTTATCTTATTAAGTGTGATTATCGTAGCGATACAAGGAATGTACGAGGTGATGCAAGAAGTCGATAGGAAAATAAAATTGACTCAGGTATCTGATCTAGCCGCATTCTCTGCAGCAAATGCTGTAGCAACGAATTTAAATACACAGGCTTTTATTAATCAAGCCCAGCTATCTCATCAAATGGCTGTTGGAAACTTAGTGACGTTATTGTCGTTAGCAAAATACAGAAGTGCGATGAGTGAGCGTAGTAAACGTATGAATCCACCTGTTTGGTTAATTGGCATGCACTTTGGTCCTGCACATTCTATGGTCTATTCTTCAGCACAAAATACGGATTCTGAAATTAGACGACTAGAAAAAGCATTAAGTGAGCATCAACAGGCTTCATTAGATTTAGCGAAAGTAGCACGAGCACTGCATTTTAATTTGAAAAAAGTAAGAGACGAAACGATAAAACAGATTGTGACATCACATTACCCAGAAGCTGATGGAGAAATTACTTGGTGGATAGAAGAGGATACAGTGCCAGACATGGTGAGATGGGAAAAGTTTACAGGTAATTATCACGCTTTGATAGAACGTTTGTCGAAGACTTATAAGTTTCTTTCACCACGTAATAAACGACGGCTTTCACCTAATGTCCTGCCGCAGTGTACTTATATGCCGCCTGTTTTGTTAAGACAAGGTGAAACGAGTTTAGAGAAAAATGGTTTATGGATGTCAAGGGACTCTGAGTCTTTTCACAAGGTTTTATGGAATATGTACACGAACTGTTTTTATCGTGAATATCCCATGGGATGGGGAATGAATAAAGCCACTCAGTATGTGGATGAAACGAATGCACCGAGTAACTTTGCTTCACAAACATTTTTGTCATGGGCGATTTCTCAAGGCATTAACGTTTTTACAGCTTCTAACAATAATTTGGCCAATGCTTGGGCCCAAAGAGATGCTTCGACCTCCCAATCTAGTGCCTCACTTCAACGAGCAGTATTACACAGAAAAACAGGAGGATTTAAATTGGTTTTAAAAGAAAAGAAAAGGGTCGCTACCTCAAAGGGAAAAGTATTTTATGAATCATGGGATGGGAAAAAGAAAGACCCCAGTTTGTATCAAGCATATTGGCATGGACGATTATCTTGGTAGTAGTTAAGGCGATGAAGTAAAAGTTCTGATAGATGAATGATGATTTAAATAAGTACTGATGGGGATCTTGGAGTGAGGGTAGTGTTGGTATATGAAGATGATGAGATGGAAAGATGATGATGTGTGGTGGGCTGAATAAGTGTTAATGGGGATCTCGCAGTGAGTGTAAGTGTTGGTGCATGAAGATGATGAGATGGAAAGATGATAATGCGTGGTGCCTTGAATAAGTACTGATGGGGATCTTGAAGTGAGGGTAGTGTTGGTATATGAAGATGATGAGATGGAAAAATGATAATGCGTGGTGCCTTGAATAAGTACTGATGAGGATCTCGGAGTGAGTGTAAGTGTTGATGCATGAAGATGATGAGATGAAAAGATGATGATGTGTGGTGGTTTGAATAAGTATTGATAAGGATCTTGGAATAAAGATAAATGTGGTGTGTAAAGATTAAGGTGTAATGAGAATGGACATATTCATACAAAACAGAACATTAAATGATGAATCTGGTCAAGCAATGATCGAGACAATCGTTATTTTTGTTTTATTTATTAGTATTTTTTATGCACTCGTATTTTTAGGAAGAATCAGTTACTTTTGGGTTAAGGAGGCGAGTATTCTTAATTATCAAACAGTGATGAGTGCTTACCATGCTTCAGATGCTCATCGTTCGGAAGAAAGGAAATATCTATTGTCTGAACATGAACATAACTATCTAAAACGTCAATATAACAAAGTTAACGAAACATATCGTTTGTCCGCACTAGATTTTCCAGTCCTTTCTAATAAGGATGCTAAACGAAGCATATTAGCCAAAGATTGGGAAGTTGATCAAAAAATGGTCCATTTGTCGAAAGTGGGAAATTTTTGGAATATTCCGTGGGAGAAAGAAAGGTTTGTGGTACCAGAATATGGGCAGGTCCCTTTTACGGCTAATCAAATGGTGAAATCCTCATGGGGATGGAAGAAGCCCAATGGATTATCACGATCGATAACAAATATCTCAAAAGTGTGGGCCAACACGATAGACAAACCTTGGTTACGGGCAAATATGGTTAATGATTGGGTTTTTATATGGCAGGATAAGTTATGAGTTGGATAAAGATACATAAGAAACAGTTATTGTTATTGCTAATTTCATTGGTGGCGGGCATCATCCTGTCTTTTCTGATTAAAAGACATTTTGCCATGCAGTTTAACGATCAAGGGCAAGTCGCGAAAGTCGCCAGAATTGTTGCAGATAGAGATATATCAGCAGGTACGATTCTAACGACTCAAATGTTATCGCTACGAGAAATCCCTGCAGAATTTAAACAGTCTAGTAGTTTTGCGGCATCTGCATTGGGAGCGGTCGAAAATAAGATATTGCAGAAAGATTTAAAAAGAGGAGATTTAATTTTACAGGCTCATCTATCTGCGAATGTAAAACCTTTTTCACATAGCGTCGGAACAGGTCGAAGGGCTATTACGATTCCCATTGATGAACTTAATTCGGCTTCAGGCATGATTGTTCCAGGCGATCTAATTGATTTATATGTTTCGTTTGAATATCAAAAAAAACGAATTACGGCTCCTTTGCTACAAGGGGTGTTAGTCATGGCAACAGGAAAACAAAATCGCTATATTGCACAAGAGGGAAGAGAAGAATCTTACGATACGGTAACGTTAGACACCTCACCTGAAGAAGCTGTCCAATTAGTAGCGGCTCGTGAATCTGGAGAAATTACGGCCATGTTGAGAAACCCTCAGGACAAGCATATTAGCTCAAAAGGTGTCAAAGGAAATTTAGCACAAATGTTAGGAATCTCCCCTCATAAAACATCTAATAAGCCTGTTGTGATCTATGCGAAATCACAAAGAATTCCAAATAAAAATAAACCTGATGCCACTGATCTGAAAAAAGGTTTGTTTGATTTGCCTGATACGCAAGATTTAGTCAGCGATTGGATTAATTCATTACCCAAGGAGTCAGAATAATGAGACTGTTTATTACTGTTTTGTTTTTTATAGTGCAGACATGTTTACTGGTCGTTCATGCCAGTACGGTTGAAAAAATCGATTTAATGGTAGGCGATATTCATTTGATTAAGGAAAAAAAGATAGAAAAAGTGGCTGTAGGTGATGGAAAGATTATTAATGTGTTAAGTGACAATGAATCGGAAATAGTAATTTTTGCAAAAGAAGTAGGGAGTACTACTTTGCAAGTATGGTTTGATGAAGAACAAACTAAGCACTATCAGGTTCAAGTATCGAATCCATCGAATATTAAATTAAAAGCAGACTTGGAAAGGTTACTGTCTTCTGTAAAGGGAATTAAGGTCTCTCAATTAGGTGAACAGATGGTCGTAGAGGGTTACTTTTACAGTAAATCGGAACAATTACGATTTCAGCGACTAAAAGAGCATTATCCAAACTTAATCGATATGACCCAAAGTGGCTGGGAGAAAATGATTTTATTAGAAGTTGAGATGTTAGAACTTCCAAAGAATTATTTAAGAAACTTGGGGGTGAGTTGGGAACATGAAATAACAGGTAATGTATTTGGAGACATGTTGTTTAACGTACTACCGAGTTTGCAAGCATTAAGAAATGAGGGAGGCGGTGTGATGCTGGCCCAGCCAAAATTGATGACACGAAGTGGTACCGCTGCAGAATTTTTGGCAGGTGGTGAATTTCCTTATCAAATTACCGATACCCAAGGGCGTATTCATACACAATTTAAAAGTTATGGCGTGAAATTAAGTATTACGCCAGAAGTGTTACCTGATGAAGCAGTGAGTTCTCAGATTGCATTAGAGATTAGTGCATTAGATAACTCCTTGACGGTAAATGGTGGTCCTGCCTTAAAAACAAGACGAATCAATACACAGTTTAATGTCAAAAGCGGCCAGACAGCTATTCTTGCTGGATTTATTTCTAAGGAACAATCACAAGGTTTAGAGGGGATTCCAGGTATTTCCCAGGTGCCGATTTTGGGTGATTTATTTAAATCAGAAAAATTTCAAAGCAATGAAACGGAATTGGTTATTTTAGTGACACCAAGAATTATTACGAATGACTCACCTTTGCAAGCAGCTGCTCAAAGAAGCCAAATGGTGAAAGATGCCAGCTTTGGGACTTCTGAGGGTATTTTGCCTACCCAAAATAAAGCAAAACCTAAAAAGCGTCAGCATGCTCCAAGCAGTCAATGGCAAAAAGGTGAACCGCCAAAATGGCCAACTGAAAACGTTTCTGATAAAGGGAAAACAAAAAAGACAGATCAGAAAAATAAATCGTCAACAACGCCTAACACTAAAAAAGTATTGGGAAAAGAAGCTCAGAGTAAGTAGCGATAAAGCGTATAGATGTATCAACAAAATTAATATGTGAATGATGAAAGGGTAAATAAGATGTATCAAATTAAAGTATCACTGGAATTTGAAGATGGAAAATTAGAAACCGTTCAGGTCAATACACCCGCAAGCATTGGTCGTTTTGCAGCGTCATCGATTAGACTAAATAGCTGGAGAGTGGCTAAAAAACACGCACAATTTATTGAAAAATCATCAGGAGCCTTTTTTTATGATGAGGGAACTTTAGCAGGAAGTTTAGTCAACGGTGCAAGAGTCAGTCGTTATGGTCCTTTGAAAGAGGGCGATAAAATTATTATTGGTCCGTGTAGATTAACCATTTTAGGCTTAGAGAAGATATCTGATGACAGTCATAACGAGATGCCCGTTTTTTCAAATGAAAAAGAATCGTACCGAGTCGATAAAGAGCAACACGATGATCATGGTAATGGTGAGGGGCTTGTATTAAGCGATCATAAAAAGATTGCTCAATATCGTCAAAAGCTTCATCAGGTGTTATTTAGTAAATTAGAAATTCACAAACGGGATATTTTAAACGTGGATCAAGACAGTTTACGACAAGAATGCCATGATGTTTTAACGGATTATCTAAATACCACTCAGGATATTCCTACATTATCTGAATTATCACAAGCAGAAAAAAATACTTTGATAAAAGAGATATTGGATGAAGTGCTAGGATTGGGACCATTAGAAGCATTGTTATCTGATGATAGTATTAGCGAAATTATGGTTAATCGTTATGATGAGATT
It contains:
- a CDS encoding Y-family DNA polymerase, coding for MNTPIFALIDGNNFFCSCERVFQPFLENKPLVVLSNNDGCVIARSQEAKRLGIKMGEPWFQVKKRLGSQAPIARSSNFSLYSDMSKRFMAIAHTFSPHQEIYSIDECFLEWSIHPNPEQAALELHHCILKRCGIPTSVGIAPTKTMAKLANHLGKQSASSIYSLLHLSEHELIELYKTIPVQEVWGIGSRLSKKLNMQQVNTVYDLYQMPPKLARQLFSINLAHIIDELHGRTRIPLNTHPDPQQQLTISRNFGFAVKELHTLKEIIASFCDTAGEKLRQKKLTATQLTLFIESKEGRLYHFKKLANLNGDTFYLIKTALSLLDEIFVPNRLYKRAGIHFQTESPDRQLDLFENKEYQPSALIQTIDAINDRFGKQSIHSASMGTHHKRYWYTQQNFLSPRFTTNWSEVPVVKA
- a CDS encoding LexA family protein, which produces MSFSTPIHEMGDTGIDLNRILIPHPHSTFFMKVSGHHMHHLGICDGDYLIIDRSLNPQPDQAVVIANHQGFIVRRWNRDHDIISLESDLDFDPSTPYIDECRIWGVVTYIIHQPRIRTTPSISSPF
- a CDS encoding alpha/beta hydrolase, giving the protein MSNHIAFSLTQPINSPTTMTTHQSSFPSIANAQYQSFQFSAEDGKRHYRITMLIPTQTPPKAGFPVFYALDGNAFSTIIEPAKLETFIHQTPTVMVFIGYETDKRLDTESRAFDYTPPDPQGNVLIDPFYPTRKNGGAASFLQLFQTKIRPLVEQHAPINPQEQTLWGHSYGGLFVLYTLFTTPSAFQHYIAVDPSIWLHDGLILSYQQSFLKKALSSPISLSLEKSGLTPQQPTPDMQAISERRQLLIQAVPSLERISEILSKKQYLNVHYRFYPDETHGSLFRRSFQTYLSHE
- the prfB gene encoding peptide chain release factor 2 (programmed frameshift); protein product: MEAERLNSIGSRLSDYAEREQALRGYLDFDQKSDRLKVVNLELENPDIWNHPEKAQELGREQKSLSTVIDTLTQLHQNIQDAQELFEISQDDDSALEAIEQDLDSYQKIIEEFEFRRMFNNPADPCNCFIDIQSGAGGTEAQDWASMLLRQYLRYCERKGFKAELLECSDGDVAGIKSATIKVEGDYAFGFLRTESGVHRLVRKSPFDSSNGRHTSFASIYVYPEIDDSIEVEINPADLRIDTFRASGAGGQHINKTDSAVRITHQPTGIVVQCQNDRSQHRNKAEAMAMLRSKLYELEMRKRQAEQQKLEDAKTDVGWGNQIRSYVLDQSRIKDLRTNVEISNTQKVLDGDLDAFIEASMKQGV
- the lysS gene encoding lysine--tRNA ligase → MSEQQLDENKLMAERRAKLTEIRQKGVAFPNDARPTDKAGLLHEKFDDSAKEELESQNHQAYIAGRMMLKRVMGKASFATLQDATGRIQIYLDKDSVGEERYAEFKQWDLGDIIEAKGTVFKTNRGELSIHAHEIRLLTKSLRPLPDKFHGLADQEIRYRQRYVDLIMTPETRETFLKRSKALNAVRQYMMKAGFLEVETPMLHPIPGGASAKPFITHHNALDMDMYLRIAPELYLKRLIVGGFERVFEINRNFRNEGVSVRHNPEFTMMEFYAAYWNYQDMMDFTEQLLRDVAIETTGSAVLTYQGQTVDLSQPFDRLTVTQAILKYCPQYTSEQLADENFLRQEIKRLGAEVPVTPGIGALHFALFEETTEHLLWNPTFIVDYPVEVSPLARASDKDPSITERFELFMTGREYANAFSELNDPEDQAERFRKQAEAKDAGDEEAMYYDADFIRALEYGMPPTAGCGIGIDRFMMLLTDSPNIRDVLLFPHLRREE
- a CDS encoding Flp family type IVb pilin — protein: MMSYRKALRYCKQSGQAMTEYIIVVALVAISAIGVYQLFGQVVRSQTSAMAHELAGENGSEASERAQESARNSMAETETKTLKSFTNNAQGD
- a CDS encoding TadE/TadG family type IV pilus assembly protein, whose amino-acid sequence is MDIFIQNRTLNDESGQAMIETIVIFVLFISIFYALVFLGRISYFWVKEASILNYQTVMSAYHASDAHRSEERKYLLSEHEHNYLKRQYNKVNETYRLSALDFPVLSNKDAKRSILAKDWEVDQKMVHLSKVGNFWNIPWEKERFVVPEYGQVPFTANQMVKSSWGWKKPNGLSRSITNISKVWANTIDKPWLRANMVNDWVFIWQDKL
- the cpaB gene encoding Flp pilus assembly protein CpaB, which translates into the protein MSWIKIHKKQLLLLLISLVAGIILSFLIKRHFAMQFNDQGQVAKVARIVADRDISAGTILTTQMLSLREIPAEFKQSSSFAASALGAVENKILQKDLKRGDLILQAHLSANVKPFSHSVGTGRRAITIPIDELNSASGMIVPGDLIDLYVSFEYQKKRITAPLLQGVLVMATGKQNRYIAQEGREESYDTVTLDTSPEEAVQLVAARESGEITAMLRNPQDKHISSKGVKGNLAQMLGISPHKTSNKPVVIYAKSQRIPNKNKPDATDLKKGLFDLPDTQDLVSDWINSLPKESE
- a CDS encoding type II and III secretion system protein family protein, translating into MRLFITVLFFIVQTCLLVVHASTVEKIDLMVGDIHLIKEKKIEKVAVGDGKIINVLSDNESEIVIFAKEVGSTTLQVWFDEEQTKHYQVQVSNPSNIKLKADLERLLSSVKGIKVSQLGEQMVVEGYFYSKSEQLRFQRLKEHYPNLIDMTQSGWEKMILLEVEMLELPKNYLRNLGVSWEHEITGNVFGDMLFNVLPSLQALRNEGGGVMLAQPKLMTRSGTAAEFLAGGEFPYQITDTQGRIHTQFKSYGVKLSITPEVLPDEAVSSQIALEISALDNSLTVNGGPALKTRRINTQFNVKSGQTAILAGFISKEQSQGLEGIPGISQVPILGDLFKSEKFQSNETELVILVTPRIITNDSPLQAAAQRSQMVKDASFGTSEGILPTQNKAKPKKRQHAPSSQWQKGEPPKWPTENVSDKGKTKKTDQKNKSSTTPNTKKVLGKEAQSK